The genome window CTGTCGACGGGGAAACGCCCCTCctgactgcagaacgtctcattatgtgttataatgttttttaacgcacGTCGTCTGATTGTATAATCATGAGCCGTTCGCTAGAGTcggttgatctccagattaacagcagcatgagaataacctgccgatgctccatggcggaggctccggtagaaattgccgggatttgcgtttttttgccccttaatgtctgaccaatggttgaacagcatttccgagcacatgacctGTGTTtcaagtttatagtccgtttgagttttgcccgtgtgatcgcaaaccgaaccttctgaaaaatgaaacgatGTCACACAGTCGTCTGGTGCGCatcagagagcggactattaggtgtgaatgcgacCAAAGTATGGGTTACATAAGAGAATCCTTTAATTCAATGTTGATATAAAAAGGTTTATTATATGAGCTTTAAGACTTTGATGGTACAAATATGTGGACTTAGCATATTTGTCTCATAGCATGCACAGAAAACAAAGCTTAAGTTGATTAAAGATGAATAGTTCACCTTTCAGCTTAGAGGACTAAGCATtaatctgctgctgctgcctggttGGAAAGCACCACTGGTGGCTGGCGCTCCTCTGCCTCTGATAGATGGCCTAGTCTGCCTGGTGCTGTGCTCCCCATTCCTCCATATAATCACAACCCTGCGGAGAAGTGACTCTCCATCAGCCATGTTCTCTTTCTTTATGATGATGGCTTATCAGGCTCCCGTCGTCTATCAGCTTTAATGGCAGCCTCAGCTGTTTGCGATAACACTCATTTTGTGATATTGCAGCTGAGGGACGGCACAAGGTCACCGCGCACAGCACGTCTGATTCAATTGAATTACATCTTTGATTGGATTGAATTTAAAGATTACTTGTAATAAGTCTGCAATATAGCCGCAGGTGGGTCTCATTATTAATGCGTGTTTTAGTGGGGCTGAATGGTAATAAAGACACGACATGTGACGCGCGTCCTGGCAGACACAGGCCAGCATTTCTGCGTTATGAAATCCATGAACTGTCCCGCCGTGGAGGATGGGAGGTACTAATGTGCTGTGTTTGCTCATTTTGAATACAGTTGCATATTTTTGTAATGTAAAAGTTTGGTTGCAAAGCAGGGGTTTAGCGCAGCAACATTTTGTAACCCTAAAATGTAAACGGTGTACTGGTGGTTAGCATCCTGTTTTCTCATTTGTACCGTAGCTCATCTCTCTGCTAAACTCTGTTAAGTGCGCCTGTTTAAACGTGTCTTTAATGCTATCGATTGGTTGTGCAACCATACCCGCTGTGTGGGTGTTCCTTATGTATATTTTGGTCTGTCCGAGGCTGAGTAAATATTAATTATGTATCTTTCATTCAGCTACAGTCAGGGTCTCCTGTTCAATTTTATGAAATGTTTCCTGCCGTTTGCATTGCTGTCTTGAGTTTTGAAATGACCAAAGTTGATTGGTGAAGCCAATTGATTAGTGCCGTGAGCTGCAGTTCATCTAAATGGCCACTAGATGCTTACTGTATTATCATTTTTCTTTTGTTGATGTAATTGGAGGGCAGGGTGTAATAGATGTATCCTTTATTATGGATATGTCATTTTGGAATATAAGTCTTGTGCCAAAATGTACTCTTCAAGTCAACACTGTTTTCAACATTCCATCGGCCATCAAGATTAATTCAGTGTCAGAAAAAATTGTTTACTTTTAGGCTATTATAACAACTCACAGGCCTTCATCTCACACGACTTGTAAGATACTAACCAAACCTTAATTTCTAACTCATGCCTGCTCCTCTGTGCAGTGACGCCCAGCGGCTCGTTCTCCAGCGTTCCTAAGGAGTACCAGGAGGGGGAGGCGGGCTTTGCCATCATGTTCCCCAGCATAGAGGGGGTCAACATCAAGCCCTTTCATTTTTGCGAGAAGTCCATGTCCCCAACCGCCCTGAAGGAAGCAGGTGAGAGAGGCTCACAACAATTATTCAGTGATCCTGTGAAGGTACCAAGTTcttgttttttttcaatttctctcctgtgtgtacTTTCCTTCCAGGACTTGTTGACAACCCGGAGCTGCGTGTGGTTCTGTTGTTTGTCTACGAGCCGTGTCAAAACGGAGCAGCACGCTTTCTGGTCCAAATACTGGAGCCGCTGGCCAAGAGCAATGCCCTCATTGCTGGAGGGCTGGTGGACAGTTACTTCTCTCCTCCCAGGCACTGGTGAGTGACAGGCTGTCACTTAAATCCCAGCTGTTTCTTAGCCATTTTGGAAAGAATGAAGCTTTTATTATAATAACAACAATTGAAAGGGAAACCAAGTTTGACTGAATAGTTATTGAGAATTCCCTCTCATTTTATGTCCTACGTTTCTTTGAGGCTTAATTAATTATTGTATTAAACAGTGCaaatatacaataaatacattgtaCCAGATATAGTTAAAAGGGCAGAGGAATCTAGTGATGCAGGTTACAGAGACAAAAGATATGTTGTGTAAATTGAAACCTTACACTTTCAAAATAAGAGACACAAAATAAAAAGGTAAGACAAAATAACAACCACCCAAAACCAGAAGGAAATGCCTAAATTTCCACTAGAAAGCTCATCATCAGCACTTTCAATAACATTTCATCAGTACAACCATTCCTAGCCATTTAAAGAACTGCCAAAAGGATTTGATTGGATTTAAAGACTTGAAGTTATGATTTTACAACTTGCTGAGTTAAATTAGCAGCCTCACTTTTGTTCTGTATTCTATTTGCTATATTCTCACTCTCCTCTCAATCTGTAGCTGTTTGCAGGGTCAATACGGTGTGGCGGGCCTCGCCCTGAGTGGCCCTAAAGTGCAAGGGGCGTCTGTGCTCTTGGACCAAGAGATCACCAGCCCAAAGGCAGCCGAGGCCACCATCGGGCGGCTAAAAGCAGCCAAGATTCCCGCGAAGAACACCATTGGGTTTATGTTCTCCTGCTTGGGGAGAGGTCAAAACTTCTACAAAGACCAGGCCAACGTAGAGGCCGACGCCTTTCACAAGGTGTTCCCCAACACCCCGCTCTTCGGCCTGTTCGGAAACGGTGAGATCGGCTGCGACCGAATTGTAAAAGAAGACTACACGCTGTGCGACACTGACACGGAGAGTCTGCAGCACGAGTACAGTACAGTCATGACCCTCGTCCATGTAGGCTGACCGACCCACATCACAGAGGACCAACGGAAGGAAAACACAACCTTTAATATTCCCGTTTGCTACAGCTGTCGGTACAAGAAACATTTTGTTCAGAGTTTTACTCGCATTACCACTCAGAATATTGCTGTCACCAGTTCTGCTTGTAAAGCGGGAAATGATCCCTTTAGCCACCATGGTAATGGCATCATTTGGGAAGTCCTCTGAGACTgtgtgtggaaacacagcctcATATCTGAACTAGAGTTTCACAAAGTTCAAAGATAAAATACAACTGATGTTTCTCTTTTAGTATTAAAATGTGATGGATCACTCTAGTAAAATATGTGTATATAATTTCCCCAAATTTGACGCGCATTCAAGGCATATCTTGCCTTCTGTCGTCGACCTCATGGTCCGTTTGCTTTGCAGGTGAGTACAAATAGCTGTAATAGTTTTTTGatcactttttattcatgtaaatAATGCGGTCCCTCTTCCACACAATCAAGATGATGTTGATTTGAATTATCTTTATTGTTATGTAGattttacataatttttcctTTTTCACAGTTTTATCTCACCAATGAGATGAACAGAAACGTGTTAGCCTCATGGACGATATCTGCCATGGTTCTATTGAGTCCAGGGACATTTGTCAGTCTTACAGTGCCTCTTTTTTTGTCCACGTCAGTTCATATCTTCTACTACCTACTTTCAGCTGTAAATGTTTGGGCTTAATAGGTACTTCCATGCCTGcatttttaaagaaaaacaagCCTCCTTAATCAGAAGGAGCGGAGAGAACGGTTGCCCTGTTGGCTGTGTAAGTTACACTATAGCAGAAACTCTCAATTTCACCTCAGAAAAAAAAGCCTTGTCTTTGTTTTGACGATGATGTATTTGGTTTCCTTTGCTAAAGTAGTAAaaggtattttttaaatcctgatAGTGTAGTCAGAGACTAACTAGCTGCATGTTCAGAAAGAAAAATCAACCTTTTACAGATGCCTTTGTACAAAATTGGTCTGTCAGAATCATTAATGTGTTATGTGGTGCATTTTTCATCCCTAGGAAAAATATTCTGATTACATGAAGGTGCaatttccagtgtgtgtgtgtgtgtatatatacacacacagcgtATGTCTGTTGGTCAGGTAGTAGCTGTTATATGTTAAGAATCAGCATTTTGATAAAGGCTGCAGCTACAATTCCAACTGTTTACTTTAACAAAAAAATGATTAGAAGTCCTCTTTTTTATATTAATACACGCATCTACCCTTATAGGTTCTGATGATATTAAGGTGTATTTAAAGTTAGTGTTTTACAAAGTTGTTTTGGTGTTGATGCACTTTTCTACATGAGCCAAATCATATCTGTTCTGCTTATTCCCTTAATAAATCACTTCCAATACGTAGATGTGTGCCATTTCCATTTATTTCATTAACTCCACTGTTAAATCCCCTACAGCGGCATCTCCAGAGCCAGTCCCTGCACAATGGGCGTTACGCTTCCTTACTCGGTTGGAACTACAGGCCTACTACTGTTTTAATTTAGATCACCACTTTTCCTTATTTGCGTACACCCTGAAATGTGAGCCTCAGCCTATAAAATCTGCAGCAGCCCACGACCAGGCGTGTTTAAATAAAGGAAGAGACGCTTGAGATTGATTGATGTGCGCTTTAACCATCGACTGGCTAATCCCGATGAATGACAAACGGTTAAGCCAATTGCTGTAAAGGCAATTTATATTCCCATAGTATCTTTATTTTGGGAAaccataaaaaaaaacgttcGTGACACGGTGAGGGACGACCTACCAGGCGTAAAGCTAATAAATTCATCTGTGGCGATAATCCGCTCTCAAATTGGCCTCAATCGGGAACTGGGAAAATCTATCCTTtctctcacacaaacacacacacacacacacacgcggccAACATTTTTAGACTGCTATGTCGTGACCGGAGCGATGCAAATGTCACACGATTCATTGGCTGCTGTCTCCGGCACGAAAACGTCAATGTTTGGATGAAGATCTCTCCGCGTTGACCGGCCGCTGCTGTGTGGAAGGACGTCGGTGGAGAGGTTTTGCTTCAGCATCTGGACAGCTCCTTACCCAGGGTTCCCCGCTGTGCTCGCCGGGGAAACCCTCGGCTGGGGAGCGGAACCTGGACCTGGATCTCTGGAGCATCCTTTCAACACTCCCAACCAGGAGCAGGTTGCACTCTTCGTGATTTAATCAGTCTGAATAGATGCTAATATGATCTTGCCGTGTGACGATGCTTCTTGCGTTTTGCACTGAAAtccaagcagcagcagcagcagcagcagcagcagcagcagcagcggcggtGGTGGTGTTCGTCCAATGCAAAAGTGCTAAGGATAGCTGCAGCCTACACACACTGCgagcctgctgctgcttcacTTACTCTGATCGCCACCGAGGGAGACATTACTATCAGCGAGGGGGCAGCGGGAGGCGCGAGAGCCCGTCAACAATGTAAATCTCACACAGGTAACTGCGAATAAATAATTCATTTATGTACAGCGAGGATGTTTTGTAGTTGTGTGCAACACTGTAGTTTCGTTGCAATCTGATACCAGCAAGTAAATCAGTTCAGTTTTCGGATCACACTTAGAAATGTCTGACATGCCTCCAGTTCTGTTAAATATTGTATGGTTGACCCAAGAAAATAAATGCAATGGtgtcaaaagtttacatttacAAGTGTCTTTGTTTTTGGGGAAAGTAGTTTGGTGAGTAGTGAAGAATACATCTAGTCTGTTTTTGACGTCTAacatattcatttaattctactTTTCAACGTATTTATGACTTCTAAAGCTGCAAGGGTTGGGATTTTTGTTAGTCTGACATTTTCCACTTTCCTTGTCTTGAGACCCTCAAACTGGTTTCTCATGGTGTGTAAAGTGTGTGATGAAAGCAATGAGTTCCACCACATTAAACCTATTTTTCATCACCAGTTAAAAGAAACAAAGTATATGCTCTAGAGAACAATTTCCTAAAGAACTGTATCACACCAGCAGATTTAATGTTACCTGTCTAACAATTGCTTAGTTTGTATGTCTTTATTTAGATTGAATTGATATTGAAATGTTGCACACACAAGGACTTGACTAACTTTCTGGATCCTCGCCGACTGTGGCTATATATTGGATTTATGTCATCACTTTTTTCTTCAGTTGCGATAATGACCATTTTCTTCCCAGGTTCAACATGAAAGAAGCATCTATCAGGTGAAAAGGTGAACTGCAGCAGAAAACCGGCAGAACTGAGAGGAAATCTTGTGACAAacatcccctcctctctccatcAGCCAGCATCATGGCAAATGCTGAGTGAGTACAGATCCTTTATTTCTTGTCTCCTCATCTTCCAAAccagcatttatttttatttccgcACATATAGCAGCAATGGGTCAACATGTAACATTCAATGGCCAGGGTTGCAGAATGGAATGCTTTTAGGACATATCTTTAGGTTTCTTTCTTCTTCCTTTCACATTCGACTTCAGCTTTAAACATGCTTCTTTATTTCTGATCTCAACTCCTCTTCCTACCCCAATCTCCTCTCTTTCACAATTTCCCGTCTTTCTGTGCCTCCCCTTTCTACAATAATGACCTTTATTCACACAGACACTGCTACCGTTGAGGTGTCTCTGACCCTCGTCACTCTGAATGCTAAACACAGACGC of Pseudochaenichthys georgianus chromosome 3, fPseGeo1.2, whole genome shotgun sequence contains these proteins:
- the fbxo22 gene encoding F-box only protein 22 yields the protein MGENEDFTVVLQDSKAAYVLSNVAEVVERILTFVPTKSLLRIASVCRLWRNCARRVLRTQQQLDWVSACGPSNPKNHALCNMLAEEVEKVFLLPKLVLALVDCEAFNGKAYCYRQNKQAKMRRHSLDPFEEVNRFFPKGCDIMGMVAPGIVMTPSGSFSSVPKEYQEGEAGFAIMFPSIEGVNIKPFHFCEKSMSPTALKEAGLVDNPELRVVLLFVYEPCQNGAARFLVQILEPLAKSNALIAGGLVDSYFSPPRHCCLQGQYGVAGLALSGPKVQGASVLLDQEITSPKAAEATIGRLKAAKIPAKNTIGFMFSCLGRGQNFYKDQANVEADAFHKVFPNTPLFGLFGNGEIGCDRIVKEDYTLCDTDTESLQHEYSTVMTLVHVG